The proteins below come from a single Burkholderia sp. FERM BP-3421 genomic window:
- a CDS encoding branched-chain amino acid ABC transporter substrate-binding protein has translation MQHTMKKLAGATFVAVMSLAGTAHADDVKIGYAGPMTGAQAHYGKDMQNGIALAIDDINASKPTIGGKPIKFVLDTQDDQADPRTGTTVAQKLVDDGIKGMLGHFNSGTTIPASRIYANAGIPQIAMATAPEYTQQGYKTTFRMMTSDTQQGSVAGTFAVKDLGMKKIAIVDDRTAYGQGLADQFEKAAKAAGGTIIDREFTNDKAVDFKAILTKIKSSKPDLVYYGGADSQAAPMAKQMKTLGLTAPLMGGEMVKTPTFLKIAGDAANGTIASLAGLPLTEMPGGKAYADKYKKRFGEDVQTYSPYAYDGAMAMFDAMKKANSTDPAKYLPFLAKTDMAGVTSTHVAYDAKGDLKNGGITMYKVENGDWKPLKSIGGK, from the coding sequence ATGCAACACACGATGAAAAAGCTGGCAGGCGCGACGTTCGTTGCGGTCATGTCGCTCGCGGGGACGGCGCATGCAGATGACGTCAAGATTGGCTATGCAGGGCCGATGACGGGTGCCCAGGCTCACTACGGCAAGGACATGCAGAACGGCATCGCGCTCGCGATCGACGACATCAACGCGTCGAAGCCGACGATCGGCGGCAAGCCCATCAAGTTCGTGCTCGACACGCAGGACGACCAGGCCGATCCGCGCACCGGCACGACGGTGGCCCAGAAGCTCGTCGACGACGGCATCAAGGGCATGCTCGGCCACTTCAATTCGGGCACGACGATCCCGGCATCGCGCATCTACGCGAACGCGGGCATCCCGCAGATCGCGATGGCGACCGCGCCCGAGTACACGCAGCAAGGCTACAAGACGACCTTCCGGATGATGACGTCCGACACGCAGCAGGGCTCGGTGGCGGGCACCTTCGCGGTGAAGGATCTCGGCATGAAGAAGATCGCGATCGTCGACGACCGCACCGCGTACGGCCAGGGCCTCGCCGACCAGTTCGAGAAGGCGGCGAAGGCGGCGGGCGGCACGATCATCGATCGCGAGTTCACCAACGACAAGGCGGTCGACTTCAAGGCGATTCTGACCAAGATCAAGTCGTCGAAGCCGGACCTCGTCTACTACGGCGGCGCGGATTCGCAAGCCGCGCCGATGGCCAAGCAGATGAAGACGCTCGGCCTCACGGCACCGCTGATGGGCGGCGAGATGGTCAAGACCCCGACCTTCCTGAAGATCGCGGGCGACGCGGCCAACGGCACGATCGCCTCGCTGGCGGGCCTGCCGCTGACCGAAATGCCGGGCGGCAAGGCGTACGCGGACAAGTACAAGAAGCGCTTCGGCGAAGACGTGCAGACCTACTCGCCGTATGCCTACGACGGCGCGATGGCGATGTTCGACGCGATGAAGAAGGCGAACTCGACGGATCCGGCCAAGTACCTGCCGTTCCTCGCGAAGACCGACATGGCGGGCGTGACCTCGACGCACGTCGCGTATGACGCGAAGGGCGACCTGAAGAACGGTGGCATCACGATGTACAAGGTCGAGAACGGCGACTGGAAGCCGCTGAAGAGCATCGGCGGCAAGTAA
- a CDS encoding pyridoxal phosphate-dependent aminotransferase, with product MQSAAAPRSKLPDVGTTIFTVIGQLAAEYDALNLSQGAPNFAPDPALVERASRAMRDGHNQYAPMAGVAALRDALADKTERLYGTRYDPATEITVVASASEGLYAAISALVHPGDEVIYFEPSFDSYAPIVRLQGATPVALKLAAPTFRIDWDAVAAALTPRTRMLILNTPHNPTATILGDDDLVRLAALTRDTGIVILSDEVYEHVVFDGARHLGMARDPALAARSVIVSSFGKSYHVTGWRIGYCLAPAALMDEIRKVHQFMVFSADTPMQHAFAETLAEPSSYLGLGAFYQRKRDLFAAALAGSRFELLPSEGSFFMLARFRHFSDESDSAFVQRLIRDARVATIPLSAFYTDGTDTGLIRLSFAKDDATLLEGARRLCGV from the coding sequence ATGCAGAGCGCCGCCGCGCCCCGTTCGAAGCTGCCCGACGTCGGCACGACGATCTTCACCGTGATCGGCCAGCTGGCCGCCGAATACGATGCGCTGAACCTGTCGCAGGGGGCGCCCAACTTCGCGCCCGACCCGGCGCTCGTCGAGCGCGCGAGCCGCGCGATGCGCGACGGACACAATCAGTACGCGCCGATGGCCGGCGTCGCCGCGCTGCGCGACGCGCTCGCTGACAAGACCGAGCGCCTGTACGGCACCCGCTACGATCCGGCCACGGAGATCACCGTGGTCGCGAGCGCGAGCGAGGGGCTCTACGCGGCGATCAGCGCGCTCGTGCATCCCGGCGACGAGGTGATCTACTTCGAGCCGTCGTTCGACAGCTATGCGCCGATCGTGCGCCTGCAGGGCGCGACGCCCGTCGCGCTCAAGCTCGCGGCGCCGACGTTCCGGATCGACTGGGACGCGGTCGCGGCCGCGCTCACGCCGCGCACGCGCATGCTGATCCTCAACACGCCGCACAATCCGACCGCGACGATCCTCGGCGACGACGATCTCGTGCGGCTCGCGGCGCTCACGCGCGACACCGGCATCGTGATTCTGTCGGACGAGGTGTACGAGCACGTCGTGTTCGACGGCGCGCGCCATCTCGGCATGGCGCGCGACCCCGCGCTCGCGGCGCGCAGCGTGATCGTGTCGTCGTTCGGCAAGTCGTATCACGTGACCGGCTGGCGGATCGGCTATTGCCTCGCGCCCGCCGCGCTGATGGACGAGATCCGCAAGGTGCATCAGTTCATGGTGTTCTCGGCCGATACGCCGATGCAGCATGCGTTCGCCGAGACGCTCGCGGAGCCGTCCTCGTATCTCGGGCTCGGCGCGTTCTACCAGCGCAAGCGCGACCTGTTCGCCGCTGCGCTCGCCGGGTCGCGCTTCGAACTGCTGCCGAGCGAGGGCTCGTTCTTCATGCTCGCGCGCTTCCGGCATTTTTCCGACGAATCCGACAGCGCGTTCGTGCAGCGGCTGATTCGCGACGCGCGCGTCGCGACGATCCCGTTGTCGGCGTTCTACACGGACGGCACCGACACGGGCTTGATCCGCCTCAGCTTCGCGAAGGACGACGCGACGCTGCTCGAAGGCGCGCGGCGCCTGTGTGGCGTGTGA
- a CDS encoding ABC transporter substrate-binding protein: MKRLTFRFALAGALGLLCIAGGGAAWAADASQTLRFGVEAQYPPFESKAADGSLQGFDIDVGNAVCQAAKLSCKWVETSFDGLIPALQGRKFDAINSSMNATAQRRQAIDFSTIVYHVPTRLIARVSSGLGSTPEVLKGRRVGVLQGSIQETYAKVHWAPAGVGVVSYQDQNQAYADLVAGRLDATLVLAPAGQRGFLSRPDSKGFGFVGEPVRDERILGNGVAFGVRKGDDALRVRLNAAIERLKADGTVAALGRKYFGEIDISVR; this comes from the coding sequence ATGAAACGATTGACCTTCCGATTCGCGCTGGCCGGCGCGCTGGGCTTGCTTTGCATCGCGGGCGGCGGCGCGGCGTGGGCCGCCGATGCGTCGCAGACGCTGCGCTTCGGCGTCGAGGCGCAGTATCCGCCGTTCGAATCGAAGGCGGCCGACGGTTCGCTGCAGGGTTTCGACATCGATGTCGGCAATGCGGTCTGCCAGGCGGCGAAGCTTAGCTGCAAATGGGTCGAGACGTCGTTCGACGGCTTGATCCCGGCCCTGCAGGGGCGCAAGTTCGATGCGATCAATTCGTCGATGAACGCCACCGCGCAGCGACGCCAGGCGATCGATTTCTCGACGATCGTCTATCACGTGCCGACCCGTTTGATCGCGCGCGTGTCGAGCGGGCTCGGCTCCACACCCGAGGTGCTCAAGGGGCGCAGGGTGGGCGTGCTGCAGGGCTCGATCCAGGAGACCTACGCGAAGGTGCACTGGGCGCCGGCGGGCGTGGGCGTCGTGTCGTACCAGGACCAGAATCAGGCCTATGCGGACCTCGTCGCCGGGCGGCTCGACGCGACGCTGGTGCTCGCGCCGGCTGGTCAGCGCGGGTTCCTGTCGCGTCCGGACAGCAAGGGCTTCGGGTTCGTCGGCGAGCCGGTGCGCGACGAGCGGATCCTCGGCAACGGCGTGGCGTTCGGTGTGCGCAAGGGCGACGACGCGCTGCGCGTGCGCCTGAACGCGGCGATCGAGCGGCTCAAGGCCGACGGCACCGTGGCGGCGCTGGGCCGCAAGTATTTCGGCGAGATCGATATTTCCGTGCGGTGA
- a CDS encoding PadR family transcriptional regulator, which translates to MSRYSPLALAVLAMLTEAPMHAYRIQQLIKLRGKDEVINVRQRNSLYQTLDRLLRDALIVVHDTARDGAFPERTVYAITNLGRDTARAWLREQLAEPAREFPSFPVALSILPLLSVEDARRQLDARIGALESELARLEAARNEAQARQIPRLFLLDSELLEATLKAELGWVRSVVEHLKVGALTWSEAWLRDIAERLSQADA; encoded by the coding sequence ATGTCTCGCTACTCCCCCCTGGCGCTGGCCGTGCTTGCCATGCTCACCGAAGCGCCGATGCACGCCTACCGCATCCAGCAGTTGATCAAGCTGCGCGGCAAGGACGAGGTCATCAACGTCCGGCAGCGCAACAGCCTGTACCAGACCCTCGACCGTCTGCTGCGCGACGCGCTGATCGTCGTGCACGACACCGCGCGCGACGGCGCGTTTCCCGAGCGCACCGTCTACGCGATCACCAACCTGGGCCGCGACACGGCGCGCGCGTGGCTGCGCGAGCAGCTCGCGGAACCCGCGCGCGAATTCCCGTCGTTTCCGGTTGCGTTGTCGATCCTGCCGCTGCTGTCGGTCGAGGATGCGCGGCGCCAGCTCGACGCGCGCATCGGCGCGCTCGAAAGTGAACTGGCGCGCCTTGAAGCCGCGCGCAATGAAGCGCAGGCGCGGCAGATTCCACGCCTGTTCCTGCTGGATAGCGAACTGCTGGAGGCGACGCTCAAAGCCGAGCTGGGCTGGGTGCGCAGCGTCGTCGAGCATTTGAAGGTCGGCGCGCTGACCTGGAGCGAGGCATGGCTGCGGGACATCGCCGAACGCCTGTCGCAGGCGGACGCCTGA
- the cadR gene encoding Cd(II)/Pb(II)-responsive transcriptional regulator codes for MKIGELAKAARCTPETIRFYEKEGLMPDAERTDSNYRNYTETHVERLRFIRNCRALDMTHDEIRALLRLTDDPADRCDSINTLLDEHIGHVEARLTELQHLKTQLAVLREQCQGEHTVEDCGIVHGLATMETVAPPAKRTHVG; via the coding sequence ATGAAGATCGGTGAATTGGCCAAGGCCGCCCGCTGCACTCCCGAGACGATCCGTTTTTACGAGAAAGAGGGCCTGATGCCCGATGCGGAGCGGACCGATTCGAACTACCGCAACTACACGGAGACGCACGTCGAGCGCCTGCGCTTCATCCGCAATTGCCGCGCGCTCGACATGACGCACGACGAGATTCGCGCGCTGCTGCGCCTGACCGACGATCCCGCCGACCGCTGCGACTCGATCAACACGCTGCTCGACGAGCACATCGGCCACGTCGAGGCGCGCCTGACCGAGCTGCAGCACCTGAAGACGCAGCTCGCCGTGCTGCGCGAGCAATGCCAGGGCGAGCATACGGTCGAGGACTGCGGCATCGTGCATGGCCTCGCGACGATGGAAACCGTCGCGCCGCCCGCGAAGCGCACGCACGTCGGCTAA
- a CDS encoding heavy metal translocating P-type ATPase: protein MTEATQARDRLRDAEHVHDETCAGAHGHAHRGHAQGQDGHVHGAPGRVDAPRAQTHDHAHGAGCGHDHEHGREHEHAPARGGVDTPRGKAHEHAHGEGCSHDHEHDQVVVREGVDTPRADGREHAHDHAHGGGCSHDHEQASVREGVDTPRTKEHEHTHGASCGHSHDHAHAHDHDHDHAHDHGTDSCCAPAALALAPLPGASAAANGNLRSAFRIMQMDCPTEETLIRKKLGGMKEVATLEFNLMQRMLTVEHVPGAEAAITSAIRSLGMTPEAAGNAGPGPAALPAERAKPWWPLALAGVAAIASEAATWFGLPTWLAAALAVLAVAACGLTTYKKGWIAIRNGNLNINALMSIAVTGAMVIGQWPEAAMVMVLFTIAELIEAKSLDRARNAIQGLMRLAPDTATVRQPDGSWATIEAAQVVLGAVVRVKPGERIGLDGEIVSGRSTVNQAPITGESLPVEKGQGDPVFAGTINESGSFEYRVTAVAGNTTLARIIHAVEEAQGAKAPTQRFVDQFARVYTPVVFAIALLVAIVPPLLIDGAWRDWIYRALVLLVIACPCALVISTPVTIVSGLAAAARRGILVKGGVYLEEGRKLVWLALDKTGTITHGKPVQTDFELRAADVDAARVRHLAASLASRSDHPVSQAVAAAARGDAAPAGAFAEVAEFEAIPGRGVRGTIDGTAYWLGNHRLVEELKRCSPALEERLDALEKQGKTVVMLIDAARVLGLFAVADTVKETSREAVAELHALGIRTAMLTGDNPHTASAIAAQVGIDDARGNQLPEDKLAAVNELAAGPGAVGMVGDGINDAPALARADIGFAMGAMGTDTAIETADVALMDDDLRKIPAFVRLSRATHRVLVQNIGFALLVKLVFLGLTIAGLGTMWMAVFADAGASLIVVGNGLRLLRQQR, encoded by the coding sequence ATGACCGAAGCCACCCAGGCGCGAGACCGGCTCCGCGACGCGGAACATGTCCACGACGAAACGTGCGCAGGCGCGCACGGGCACGCTCATCGCGGCCATGCACAGGGCCAGGACGGCCACGTTCATGGCGCGCCGGGGCGCGTCGATGCGCCGCGTGCGCAAACGCACGATCACGCGCACGGTGCGGGCTGCGGCCACGACCACGAACATGGCCGCGAGCACGAGCATGCACCGGCTCGCGGGGGCGTCGATACGCCGCGCGGCAAGGCGCACGAGCATGCGCACGGCGAGGGTTGCAGCCACGACCATGAGCACGATCAAGTCGTCGTTCGCGAGGGCGTCGATACGCCGCGCGCGGACGGGCGCGAGCACGCGCATGACCACGCGCACGGCGGGGGTTGCAGCCACGACCATGAGCAAGCATCCGTTCGCGAGGGTGTCGATACGCCGCGCACAAAGGAGCACGAGCACACGCACGGCGCGAGCTGCGGTCATAGCCACGATCACGCTCATGCGCACGACCACGACCACGACCACGCGCACGACCACGGCACAGACAGCTGCTGCGCGCCGGCCGCGCTCGCACTCGCGCCGCTGCCGGGGGCCAGCGCGGCCGCGAACGGCAACCTGCGTTCGGCGTTCCGGATCATGCAGATGGACTGCCCGACCGAGGAAACGCTGATCCGCAAGAAGCTCGGCGGCATGAAGGAAGTGGCGACGCTCGAATTCAACCTGATGCAGCGCATGCTGACGGTCGAGCACGTGCCGGGCGCGGAAGCCGCGATCACGAGCGCGATCCGTTCGCTCGGCATGACGCCGGAAGCCGCCGGCAACGCCGGCCCCGGCCCCGCGGCGCTGCCCGCCGAGCGCGCGAAGCCGTGGTGGCCGCTCGCGCTGGCGGGCGTCGCGGCGATCGCGTCGGAGGCGGCCACCTGGTTCGGGCTGCCGACCTGGCTCGCGGCCGCGCTCGCGGTGCTGGCGGTCGCTGCCTGCGGCCTCACCACCTACAAGAAAGGCTGGATCGCGATCCGCAACGGCAACCTCAACATCAATGCGCTGATGAGCATTGCGGTGACGGGCGCGATGGTGATCGGTCAATGGCCGGAGGCCGCGATGGTGATGGTGTTGTTCACCATCGCGGAATTGATCGAGGCGAAGTCGCTCGATCGCGCGCGCAACGCGATCCAGGGGCTCATGCGGCTCGCGCCGGACACCGCCACGGTGCGCCAGCCCGACGGCTCGTGGGCGACCATCGAGGCGGCGCAGGTCGTGCTCGGCGCGGTGGTGCGCGTGAAGCCGGGCGAGCGCATCGGCCTCGACGGCGAGATCGTGTCCGGCCGCTCGACCGTGAACCAGGCGCCGATCACCGGCGAAAGCCTGCCCGTCGAAAAAGGCCAGGGCGATCCGGTGTTCGCCGGCACCATCAACGAATCGGGCTCGTTCGAGTATCGGGTCACGGCCGTGGCGGGCAACACCACGCTCGCGCGCATCATCCACGCCGTCGAGGAGGCGCAGGGCGCCAAGGCGCCGACGCAGCGCTTCGTCGATCAGTTCGCGCGGGTCTATACGCCGGTCGTGTTCGCGATCGCCTTGCTGGTCGCGATCGTGCCGCCGCTCCTGATCGACGGCGCATGGCGCGACTGGATCTACCGCGCGCTGGTGCTGCTCGTGATCGCGTGTCCGTGCGCGCTGGTGATCTCGACGCCGGTGACGATCGTGTCCGGCCTCGCGGCGGCCGCGCGACGCGGCATTCTCGTGAAGGGCGGCGTGTACCTGGAGGAAGGCCGCAAGCTGGTCTGGCTGGCACTCGACAAGACCGGCACGATCACGCACGGCAAGCCGGTGCAGACCGATTTCGAGCTGCGCGCGGCCGATGTCGACGCGGCGCGCGTGCGCCATCTGGCGGCCAGTCTCGCGAGCCGTTCCGACCACCCGGTGTCGCAGGCGGTTGCGGCGGCGGCGCGCGGCGACGCGGCGCCGGCCGGCGCGTTCGCGGAAGTGGCCGAGTTCGAGGCGATCCCCGGGCGCGGCGTGCGCGGCACGATCGACGGCACGGCCTACTGGCTCGGCAACCATCGCCTCGTCGAGGAGCTGAAGCGTTGCTCGCCTGCGCTGGAAGAGCGGCTTGACGCGCTCGAGAAGCAGGGCAAGACGGTCGTGATGCTGATCGACGCCGCGCGGGTGCTGGGGCTGTTCGCAGTCGCGGACACGGTGAAGGAGACGAGCCGCGAGGCTGTCGCTGAACTGCACGCGCTCGGCATCCGCACCGCGATGCTGACGGGCGACAACCCGCATACGGCGTCGGCGATCGCGGCCCAGGTCGGGATCGACGATGCGCGCGGCAACCAGCTGCCCGAAGACAAGCTCGCGGCGGTCAACGAGCTGGCGGCGGGGCCGGGCGCGGTCGGGATGGTCGGCGATGGCATCAACGACGCGCCGGCGCTCGCGCGCGCTGATATCGGTTTCGCGATGGGCGCGATGGGCACCGATACGGCGATCGAGACGGCCGACGTCGCGCTGATGGACGACGACCTGCGCAAGATTCCCGCGTTCGTGCGCCTGTCGCGCGCGACCCACCGCGTGCTGGTGCAGAACATCGGTTTCGCGTTGCTGGTGAAGCTGGTGTTCCTCGGTCTCACTATCGCGGGGCTCGGCACGATGTGGATGGCGGTGTTCGCGGATGCGGGCGCGAGCCTGATCGTGGTCGGCAACGGCCTGCGTCTATTGCGTCAACAACGTTGA
- a CDS encoding zinc ribbon domain-containing protein gives MSLLKWITGGHGRGHGGGFSRGHGGGHGGYGWGNQGGHSNGGFPPPSGSGPLQNLACARCGALNGAAAQFCSQCGVSQKPAACGKCSAALDAAARFCQRCGTQVA, from the coding sequence ATGAGTCTGCTCAAATGGATCACCGGCGGCCACGGCCGCGGACATGGCGGGGGTTTTTCGCGCGGGCACGGCGGCGGGCACGGCGGCTACGGCTGGGGCAACCAGGGCGGCCATTCGAACGGTGGCTTTCCGCCGCCGTCGGGCAGCGGTCCGCTGCAAAACCTGGCTTGTGCGCGCTGCGGCGCGCTCAACGGCGCGGCTGCGCAGTTCTGTTCGCAATGCGGCGTGTCGCAGAAGCCCGCCGCGTGCGGCAAATGCAGCGCGGCGCTCGATGCGGCCGCGCGCTTCTGCCAGCGGTGCGGGACGCAGGTCGCCTAG
- a CDS encoding AraC family transcriptional regulator — translation MTATLPACWTRYHARLARVHAYIRAHLDEPLDLNRLAEVACLSPYHWHRIYQGLYGESVVATVRRIRLARAADDLIRTGRPISDIAQRAGYGSPHAFSRAFRDAFGMPPAQYRSRRVAQPALSSQPGASSMTQHEVVLRHLDPIEVLSVDHVGPYPEIGLAFEQLAGWIGVRDLFGPDTRCIGIFYDDPDATPAAQLRSKACFALGPRAAGVTVEPPVARTVIAGGEYAVLTHRGPYQQLAETYDWLYGTWLPDSGREAADAPSFELYLNSPQEVRPAELLTEIHLPLR, via the coding sequence TCGACGAACCGCTGGACCTGAACCGGCTCGCCGAGGTTGCGTGTCTGTCGCCCTATCACTGGCACCGGATCTACCAGGGGCTCTACGGTGAGTCGGTGGTGGCGACCGTGCGGCGCATCCGGCTCGCACGCGCGGCGGACGACCTGATCCGGACGGGGCGGCCGATCAGCGACATCGCGCAGCGCGCCGGCTACGGCTCGCCGCATGCGTTCAGCCGCGCGTTTCGCGACGCGTTCGGCATGCCGCCCGCGCAGTACCGGAGCCGGCGCGTGGCGCAACCCGCCCTTTCATCGCAACCAGGAGCGTCATCCATGACCCAGCATGAAGTCGTCTTGCGTCACCTCGATCCGATCGAGGTGTTGTCGGTGGACCATGTCGGCCCGTATCCGGAGATCGGTCTCGCGTTCGAGCAACTCGCGGGCTGGATCGGCGTGCGCGACCTGTTCGGTCCGGACACGCGCTGCATCGGCATCTTCTATGACGATCCGGATGCGACGCCCGCCGCGCAGTTGCGTTCGAAGGCCTGCTTCGCGCTGGGGCCGCGCGCGGCCGGCGTGACGGTCGAGCCGCCGGTGGCGCGCACCGTGATCGCGGGCGGCGAATATGCGGTGCTCACGCATCGCGGGCCTTACCAACAGCTTGCCGAGACCTACGACTGGCTGTACGGCACCTGGCTGCCGGACTCGGGCCGCGAGGCGGCCGACGCGCCGTCGTTCGAGCTGTATCTGAATTCGCCGCAGGAGGTGCGCCCCGCCGAGCTGCTGACGGAAATCCATCTGCCGCTGCGGTGA